The sequence below is a genomic window from Mercenaria mercenaria strain notata chromosome 14, MADL_Memer_1, whole genome shotgun sequence.
tagttgtgcatatggCTGGCATATTTCgcttgctgcacaaaatggccaacatgagataaaaatagaaaaaatcttgtctggcttctgcaggtcaaactgctggccgaatttctaatttatttatttattacagtataggttatatggcgccaaacaggactacaaattttggtttaacatctaatttacatcgaaataaaaacatgaagtatggaatcaaaatttgtatgcTTGCAAacccaagtgttaagaccctattagtcgctgaaacttcacatgagtgatcagtaccaaatctagttgtgcatatcaccggCACGTTCTGCTTCATCAAATTTAATGGCCGCCACAGCTAAAATTATAGAATTCTAATCCGGGCCTCACAGGTCAAACTGTTGGCTGGATATCGAAGAGACTTCAGAGGActggagtgatcagtaccaagcctagttaaaTATATtgccggcacgttccgcttcgctgcataaaatggctgctagagctaaaaaacaaaaatcttgtCTTGCTtttacaggtcaaactgctggctggattttgacgaaacttcacatgAGCGATAAGTGTaaccaagcctagttatgcatatcgctggcacgttCCGCTTTGCTACATAAAATAGCCCcaagagctaaaactagaaaaatttTGTCCTGAGCTTCCActggtcaaactgctggccaaaTTTCTATGAAACTTCACAActggagtgatcagtaccagtcCTAGTTATGCATATACATatatctactgatgcgggaggcatatagtgattgtcctgtccatccgttcaTCTattcgtccatccgtacgaggttaacctaATTGGACACGTTTCATCtatcatcaatacccctaactagaatgacttgatactaatgcagatgtatcctgtgaccattcctcatatTCTGACATcccctgacctcagtttgaccttgaccttgaactcgGGGTTTTCCCTGACGCACAAATCCTGCGTCATAGTCGCACTTTTCTGACTAATGACCcgtaaaaataaattctgtgcGTCACAGTGGATgcaatttcttgaaaatcaaaCTCGGGccaattttgtttacaatgagcGATTTTCTGGAAATGTACTTTTAGTTTCTTAATTATATGCAGACTGTGTCaccaattttatatatttgtgtcaattcacatttcacaaatttaataccCAGTCTGATACTTTGACTGAATAAACACTTTGTAACAGTTGTTATCGCTGCTTGCTACTTCTACCAGTAGTACCAGTCTGCTGTTTACTAAAAAAAGATGGCTCAAAATCAAAGCGAGCTGACGATGTTTGTGACATCGTCGGCAGCAAGTACAGTAGGACCCAGTGGTTCAGATCGCCTGTTTCTACTATAACACTGCCTGGTAAAAAGGACTAAAACCTATTTTAGCACATGTATAAATAAAAGTCAAACATcagctgtttttatcattttattcagtgacaaatatgAGGAAAGACTTCAatctgttttattcaaaatactaattTTAGTATATCTGTATGAcccctaaaatttgaaaatgacccCCACATGTGAAACACTGGGGGTCACAATGACCCTTATTTTCAAAAGCCAAGGGAAAACACtggaacttgacctcgttttggactaaggctgctttgtattgacaaggatgccaccgggggcatcaagcgtttattgaacacagctccttgttcaGTATTATGTTAACTTGGCATCATTTTGTTTTCAGGAAATTATGAAGTTTGGTATGGTCGTGCAGACATGATTCTTCAGAAAAGTGCCATTGTAGTGAATAAAGGCAGTGACACTGTATCAAAGCTTTTTTCAGGAAGAATAGCAACATGCTCATGCCAAAGTACAAGCTCACGTTCCTGTACGAGTGAATTTGATCATGATTCTTCAAGTAGTAGTAGTGATACCTGCAATTGCTCTGAAGTAGAAATAAAGAGTAAAGGTTTCGAAGGACATGCCCAGAATCAGGCTATCGCACAGTGTATATCAAATGCTTTCTATGTCCAGGATCAAAGTCAGTTATCGGATGTTTACATTCCATCTTTCTTAGCCAAtgataatatcattaaaatatacatgtactgttgtAGCAATGACATTCTTCTTGAAAGTGAATCAATGCCAATTTTGAGAGGGGATACCATAAATGTTGCAACAGTAATTACAGTGTGGTTGGCAATTAACTTTGACTACTTTGACTTAAGAGACATTAAAAGTAAGGAAATAGCCCAGAAACTACATCTTGCTAGCCCGAAGTCAATGTTCAAAACATTGATAGGAGCGGAAGCGTTATACATCTATGAACATAAATTGCACAGACCTTTGGAtccaaaacaaactgataaagaGGAAAAGGATGACGAGAGAATAGATGTCCATCCATTATTTCAAGAATATCTAAACACTTTTACACCATATGAAATAGCAATCTtatcaaaaaaggaataaagCATTCTTTTTTATGCCCAGCTGTTCAAAGAATGTTCTCTTCAAGATGCATTGCAAATgtggtttccaatcaataactttaaaaaggTACCATagattgtattcatattttacaTGTTGGTTTTTAATTTTAGATACTTGATTTACTATCTATAAATTATTACTGGAGTGATGGCAATGTCCGGATTATTAATTTCTGCAAAATGATTGTTTCCCATCAGTAACTATTGAAATTTGGCAAGAATTGTACAGGCTGTTTCTGTGGCATGGTTTCCATCCTCTGTTCACTGCCTACTTTTTACATTGTATACATTTACAATACATAATAGATGCTGCAGTATTCAGTGGGTCTTTCCCTGGATGAAATCAAGGCCATCTTAGAATGTTGATATCTATGGTCATAAgttaaggtcaccaggtcaaaacataGGAAAAGCATGTGAACACAATTTAGATTGTGCTTTGGGTCTTCTCGAAAATTGGCCttgatgtttgttttgatgaatataggtcaagtttgaatataggtcatgtgggatcaaaaactaggtcaccataaTTTCAAATCAGAAAAGTGTTCTATGCAGTAAAGTTTATACCGGTATTTTCCAGAGGATatttgagccgagccatgagaaaaccaacatagtgggtttgcgaccagcatggatccagaccagcctgcgcatccgcactgtctggtcaggatccatgctgttcgcttttaaagcctattgaaattggagaaactgttagtggttttctcatggcgcggctcatttatgaaaatgggtcatgtttTTTTCTGGATGAAATTTAGGTTATGTTCGAAAATGGCCATTATATGGGGCAACTGATAGCATATCTAGTTGACaagattaaattataaataaacaaagtgcGCACAGTGGAGGCTGAAAAGAATCTTACTTGGGTCAAGGTACTCAGGTGAGCCATCTAGGGCTTTCGtgtccctcttgttctaacttccCATCACAAGTTTGTGTGTGGCCTTGCATCAACAGTTTCTCCAAACGATATCGCCTTTGAAATTACTTGGTCAGTCTTGTTTCCAGTTGCTAGCTGGTAGTTTCTTACAGAGAAAATTTGTGTCTAGTTATGGTCCTTCACAGGAACAgttgttgggtaaactgcccgCTTGTTTTATGCTCATTTAATAAATCTACATTAGTCTTGCAGTTTATTGATACCCAGCAACAAATGTTTCTCAGAAACTTAGTTTCTGATAAATGGTCATCCCCTGTTCCCCTGGCTGGTTCTTGCTAAAAATGGCAGTGCAGTTTCAATTTAGTAAAATCAGTTAATTATTGAGAACTAAACTTTTTTCTCCCTTTAAAATCAAATAGagcttgttttctttttcttctatTATGATTGTTTCATTCCTGTAATTCCTGTTTTCATCTAGCCAGACTTGTTcattatgtattttttctttggtTAGATCAGgtcaaagcccgcccgcttagctcagtaggtaagagcgttggtctacggatcgcggggtcgcgagttcgatcctcgggcggggcgtatgttctccgtgactatttgataaacgacattgtgtctgaaatcattagtcctccacctctgataattcatgtggggaagttggcagttacttgcgaagaacaggtttgtactggtacagaacccaggaacactggttaggttaactgcccgccgttacatgactgaaatactgttgaaaaacggcgttaaacccaaaacaaacaaacaaacaaaagatcaggtcaaaaatgtgttttatatacagataatttttgttcaaattcCATTATGTATGTATAGTTCACTGAAATCATGTAGAAATTTGAGAGGAGTtactttgaaatttctttttattgttcaaaatatacaaaattcatGATACCTGtcagaaaataaaagtaaagtaTTGCCCGTTaggaaagaaaatt
It includes:
- the LOC123527352 gene encoding uncharacterized protein LOC123527352 isoform X2 gives rise to the protein MDVLPAKHEECLAKLKQSLSHGTSKRKKEYIQSVLAAHLFGPLVPESADVNRCSIDRLSQKATICKFCQEKLVVIKDTTFGNYEVWYGRADMILQKSAIVVNKGSDTVSKLFSGRIATCSCQSTSSRSCTSEFDHDSSSSSSDTCNCSEVEIKSKGFEGHAQNQAIAQCISNAFYVQDQSQLSDVYIPSFLANDNIIKIYMYCCSNDILLESESMPILRGDTINVATVITVWLAINFDYFDLRDIKSKEIAQKLHLASPKSMFKTLIGAEALYIYEHKLHRPLDPKQTDKEEKDDERIDVHPLFQEYLNTFTPYEIAILSKKE
- the LOC123527352 gene encoding uncharacterized protein LOC123527352 isoform X1, which encodes MSKDPEAERKLSDIAYMIGSVATRVKTCSFSPVVMKGCNGGSSVSFSRAWISVEKKATKFSLVNYGLPAAFLYEDGLRCLLNTMLEGKTEENNVKKRALDCIKKFIFEDLTKHEECLAKLKQSLSHGTSKRKKEYIQSVLAAHLFGPLVPESADVNRCSIDRLSQKATICKFCQEKLVVIKDTTFGNYEVWYGRADMILQKSAIVVNKGSDTVSKLFSGRIATCSCQSTSSRSCTSEFDHDSSSSSSDTCNCSEVEIKSKGFEGHAQNQAIAQCISNAFYVQDQSQLSDVYIPSFLANDNIIKIYMYCCSNDILLESESMPILRGDTINVATVITVWLAINFDYFDLRDIKSKEIAQKLHLASPKSMFKTLIGAEALYIYEHKLHRPLDPKQTDKEEKDDERIDVHPLFQEYLNTFTPYEIAILSKKE